In one Phacochoerus africanus isolate WHEZ1 unplaced genomic scaffold, ROS_Pafr_v1 Scaffold_18, whole genome shotgun sequence genomic region, the following are encoded:
- the LOC125119195 gene encoding olfactory receptor 18-like — protein MESLNHTRFSEFFLLGLTEDPYQQPLLFGLFLSMYLMTLLGNLLIILAVTSDSHLHTPMYFFLSNLSLADISISTTTVPKMLVNLQTHSKSITYAGCLAQVIFFILLACLESLLLAVMAYDRLVAICHPLHYLVIMNPRLCGLSVLVSLSISLLNSQLHYLMMSQLTFCADVEIPHFFCDLSQLLNLACSDTSTSNILIYFIGAIFGGIPLSGILYSYMRILSSILRGSSSSGGRYKAFSTCGSHLSVVCLLYGTGLGVYLSSAISSSPRKGAVASVMYTVFTPMLNPFIYSLRNRDIKRALWGIISRIV, from the coding sequence ATGGAATCACTGAATCATACACGTTTCTCAGAATTCTTCCTCCTGGGCCTCACAGAGGATCCATACCAACAGCCCCTTCTCTTTGGGCTCTTTCTCTCCATGTACCTGATGACCTTGcttgggaacctgctcatcatcctggctgtcacctctgactcccacctccacacacccatgtacttcttcctttccaatttgtccTTGGCCGACATCAGTATCAGCACCACCACTGTCCCCAAGATGCTAGTGAATCTCCAAACACACAGCAAATCCATCACCTATGCAGGGTGCCTAGCTCAGGtgatcttttttattcttttggcatGTTTGGAGAGTCTACTTCTGGCAGTCATGGCCTATGACCGGTTAGTGGCCATCTGTCACCCCCTACACTATCTGGTCATCATGAACCCCCGCCTCTGTGGCTTGTCGGTCCTGGTATCCTTGTCCATCAGCCTTTTGAACTCCCAACTACACTACCTGATGATGTCACAGCTCACCTTCTGTGCAGATGTGGAAATCCCTCATTTCTTTTGTGACCTTTCCCAACTCCTCAACCTTGCCTGTTCTGACACCTCCACCAGTAACATATTAATCTATTTCATTGGTGCCATCTTCGGTGGGATTCCACTCTCAGGAATCCTTTACTCTTATATGCgaattctttcttccattctgagAGGCTCATCATCATCAGGAGGGAGGTATAAAGCCTTCTCAACTTGTGGCTCTCACCTGTCCGTTGTTTGCTTGTTGTATGGAACAGGCCTTGGGGTGTACCTCAGTTCAgccatctcctcctcccccaggaagggTGCAGTGGCCTCGGTGATGTACACTGTGTTCACACCTATGCTGAAtcccttcatctacagcctgaggaacagggaCATCAAGCGTGCCCTGTGGGGGATTATCAGCAGAATAGTCTAA